Proteins from a genomic interval of Anomalospiza imberbis isolate Cuckoo-Finch-1a 21T00152 chromosome 18, ASM3175350v1, whole genome shotgun sequence:
- the LOC137485020 gene encoding uncharacterized protein → MAKETEKKEQRTDPRISSVPISKKGQIPKELHQQGALRDNSALSSQGRSVETALDELWALELPAHVPEAHAKNDSVLDSVNEPSVVALDRWDVFPDTKNPLGFVVEQGQELKAEVPHETKVYHCPDLSKKRQGRDRTLRKAGTANMNKARGDQENEQFRSSTVTPESPENFGKAEWDLPCVSKPPIERISASGQIKSLIKRTKETANVHPMSRDLSPRRKLGPAIFHKTESQDRLIEELQDRLGIDNQEQEEWQSQDVWLTEGVIVTARPRGEEQSGEQQVEKVVFPPESPLLPRRTISVPVSSQLQPSKEAAKIVPANAVPSPASGPAPFLSLPPQPSHVSSTPAPSPVSSSSFSLAPQPLFQWEASDNDYHEVSVVDTPPNEDPKHSYSSQTWTPSTKAVVSVGCQTEDEAFFPEMQVTSAPPLVHSASLLAAPAPWSPTPPDKAGSPFCFLSLVCALVVDECAGICSWGSQHCIAWFATHRIPF, encoded by the exons ATGGCAAAAGAGACTGAGAAGAAGGAGCAGAGAACTGACCCCAGAATCTCAAGTGTACCCATTTCAAAGAAGGGGCAGATACCCAAGGAGCTGCATCAGCAGGGCGCACTCAGGGACAACTCAGCTCTTTCCTCCCAGGGCAGAAGTGTGGAAACAGCTTTAGATGAGCTGTgggccctggagctgcctgcaCATGTGCCAGAGGCACATGCAAAGAACGACAGTGTTTTGGATTCTGTTAACGAACCTTCTGTTGTTGCCCTGGATCGGTGGGATGTCTTCCCGGACACTAAAAACCCGTTGGGCTTTGTAGTGGAGCAAGGACAGGAGCTAAAAGCTGAAGTGCCACATGAAACCAAGGTATACCACTGTCCTGATCTGAGCAAGAAgaggcagggcagagacagaACTTTAAGGAAGGCAGGTACTGCTAACATGAACAAGGCCAGAGGAGACCAGGAAAACGAGCAATTCAGAAGCTCTACAGTCACCCCGGAATCTCCTGAAAACTTCGGGAAGGCTGAATGGGATCTGCCATGTGTCTCCAAACCACCCATTGAGAGGATTTCTGCATCAGGCCAG ATTAAATCTTTAATCAAGAGGACAAAAGAGACTGCGAATGTGCATCCAATGTCTCGGGATCTCTCTCCAAGGCGTAAACTAGGTCCTGCCATATTCCACAAGACTGAGTCCCAAGATCGCTTGATTGAGGAGCTTCAGGACAGACTGGGCATCGATAACCAGGAGCAGGAAGAATGGCAAAGCCAGGATGTCTGGCTGACAGAGGGGGTCATTGTCACTGCCAGGCCCCGGGGGGAAGAGCAGAGTGGTGAACAGCAAGTAGAGAAG GTGGTTTTTCCTCCAGaatcccctctcctccccaggaGGACAATCTCTGTTCCAGTCTCTTCCCAACTCCAGCCTTCCAAAGAAGCTGCAAAGATAGTCCCTGCTAACGCTGTTCCTTCTCCTGCCTCTGGCCCTGCACCTTTTCTCTCACTCCCACCTCAGCCTTCCCATGTGTCATCTACCCCAGCTCCTAGTCCagtctcttcctcttccttcagcTTGGCTCCCCAGCCTCTCTTCCAGTGGGAAGCTTCTGATAATGATTATCATGAGGTTTCTGTTGTGGACACCCCTCCTAATGAAGATCCCAAACATTCCTATTCTTCCCAGACCTGGACTCCTAGCACCAAGGCAGTTGTCTCTGTTGGCTGTCAGACTGAAGATGAAGCTTTCTTCCCAGAAATGCAG GTGACCTCTGCTCCTCCCCTAGTCCACAGTGCCAGTCTGTTGGCTGCTCCTGCACCCTGGAGCCCCACACCCCCTGACAAGGCAGGATCCCCTTTCTGTTTCCTCAGCTTGGTGTGTGCTCTTGTGGTTGATGAGTGTGCTGGGatctgctcctggggctcccagcACTGTATTGCATGGTTTGCTACTCATAGAATTCCTTTCTGA